In the Abditibacteriota bacterium genome, one interval contains:
- a CDS encoding acyl carrier protein, with the protein MAEIFDRVKNVVVDKLKVNESQIEESSSFVEDLGADSLDVVDLVIGFEDEFDIQIPDEDSATIKTVGDAVEYISSKIN; encoded by the coding sequence ATGGCCGAAATTTTTGATAGAGTAAAGAATGTTGTCGTTGACAAGCTCAAGGTGAACGAGAGCCAGATCGAAGAGAGCTCCAGCTTCGTGGAAGACCTGGGCGCCGATTCTCTTGACGTAGTGGATCTCGTCATCGGCTTTGAAGATGAATTTGACATCCAGATTCCCGACGAGGATTCGGCAACCATCAAGACTGTTGGCGATGCTGTAGAATATATCAGTAGCAAAATCAACTAA
- the fabG gene encoding 3-oxoacyl-[acyl-carrier-protein] reductase — translation MLKDKVALVTGAGRGGKGIGRSICLKLAAQGAKICIVDYNLQDAEAVADEIKGTGAEAFALQGSVADFETAEQWVKAAVDKWGRLDILVNNAGITRDNLMLRMSDAEWDMVLSTNLKGVFNCSKAALKQMTRQRYGKIISMASVMGIMGNAGQANYSASKAGVIALTKTIAKEYGKRGITANAVAPGFIQTVMTDEISDEAKQKAAEMIPLQRLGTPDDVADTVLFLASPMSDYLTGVVIPVDGGMVM, via the coding sequence ATGTTGAAGGACAAGGTCGCTTTGGTGACAGGCGCGGGACGCGGCGGAAAAGGCATAGGCAGATCCATCTGTCTCAAGCTGGCCGCCCAAGGCGCAAAGATATGTATAGTGGACTACAACCTGCAGGATGCCGAGGCTGTCGCCGATGAAATAAAAGGGACCGGCGCCGAGGCCTTTGCGCTGCAGGGCAGCGTGGCCGACTTTGAGACTGCCGAGCAGTGGGTCAAGGCTGCAGTCGATAAGTGGGGCAGGCTGGATATACTGGTCAACAACGCCGGCATCACCCGGGACAATCTGATGCTCAGGATGTCCGACGCCGAGTGGGATATGGTGCTCTCCACCAACCTCAAGGGCGTGTTCAACTGTTCCAAGGCCGCCCTGAAGCAGATGACCCGCCAGAGATACGGCAAAATCATCAGCATGGCTTCGGTGATGGGCATCATGGGCAATGCGGGGCAGGCCAATTATTCGGCTTCAAAGGCCGGGGTCATAGCCCTGACCAAGACCATCGCCAAGGAATACGGCAAGCGCGGCATCACAGCCAACGCTGTGGCCCCCGGATTCATACAGACAGTCATGACCGACGAGATATCCGACGAGGCCAAGCAAAAGGCTGCGGAGATGATCCCCCTGCAAAGGCTGGGTACTCCCGACGACGTGGCCGACACCGTGCTGTTTCTCGCCTCGCCCATGAGCGACTATCTGACGGGAGTGGTCATTCCCGTAGATGGCGGAATGGTAATGTAG
- the fabD gene encoding ACP S-malonyltransferase, producing MGILGKQIAFVFPGQGSQAVGMGKDFADNSPAARAVFDVAGERISGLCFEGPAEELGRTVNTQPALYTTCCAACAAVCELVRPMVCAGHSAGEYAALCAAGAFSFADGLALIQKRAELMDRCAAANPGGMAAVIGLAPEVLAEINARVKGVCVNANINSPAQTVVSGEKAALEEAAALYKEAGARRVVPLNVSGAFHSPLMEQAKEGLEKALQLTRIERCTVPVVANADALPETDPETVRANLARQLTGSVRWVESVNRMTAMGAEAFVELGSGTVLAGLVKKIAPGIPVVSVSCMADLDLLR from the coding sequence ATGGGCATATTAGGCAAACAGATCGCTTTCGTATTTCCCGGTCAGGGCTCTCAGGCTGTGGGCATGGGCAAGGACTTTGCCGACAATTCGCCTGCTGCCCGGGCCGTATTTGATGTGGCCGGCGAGCGTATCAGCGGCTTGTGCTTCGAAGGCCCCGCAGAGGAGCTGGGCCGGACTGTCAACACACAGCCGGCTCTCTATACGACCTGCTGCGCCGCCTGCGCCGCAGTCTGCGAGCTGGTCAGACCCATGGTGTGCGCGGGGCATTCCGCCGGCGAATATGCGGCTCTCTGCGCAGCCGGAGCTTTTTCCTTTGCAGACGGGCTGGCTCTTATCCAAAAGAGAGCGGAGCTCATGGACCGGTGCGCCGCCGCCAATCCCGGCGGCATGGCTGCAGTCATAGGGCTCGCCCCGGAGGTCCTGGCGGAGATCAACGCCAGGGTAAAAGGAGTCTGCGTCAACGCAAATATCAATTCGCCGGCGCAGACAGTGGTGTCCGGCGAAAAGGCAGCCCTGGAGGAAGCGGCGGCCCTCTACAAGGAGGCGGGCGCCCGGAGGGTAGTGCCTCTCAACGTGTCCGGCGCCTTTCATTCGCCCCTGATGGAGCAGGCAAAAGAAGGGCTGGAAAAAGCCCTGCAGCTCACCCGCATTGAACGGTGTACCGTGCCTGTGGTGGCCAACGCCGACGCCCTGCCCGAAACGGATCCCGAGACCGTCAGAGCCAATCTGGCGCGGCAGCTGACCGGCTCCGTCCGCTGGGTGGAAAGCGTCAACAGGATGACAGCTATGGGCGCCGAAGCCTTTGTAGAGTTGGGCAGCGGCACCGTGCTCGCGGGTCTCGTAAAAAAGATAGCTCCCGGCATTCCGGTAGTGAGCGTAAGCTGTATGGCGGACCTGGACCTGCTCCGCTAA
- a CDS encoding ketoacyl-ACP synthase III: MLNTNTIAVLGMGKALPEKVLTNADLEKMVDTSDEWISSRTGIKERRICPEGMAASDLAVDAARQAMERSGSRPEDIDLVIVATITPDYTLPSVACLVQDRLGLSRAAAFDLKAACSGWVYSVSCAFGFIRSGFYKRILVIGSDLISRIMNWTDRSSCVLFGDGCGAAVIGEHAGEYGLIDFDMGSDGSGAGYLYIPEGGSRRPMTQEGLASYRNKIVMAGQEVFKFAVKIQSDTLNKLFHRNNITAQDVDLFIPHQANIRIIESAAKRLRIPMDKFFVNLDKYGNTSGASIPIALCEAWEQGRIKKGDLVAVCGFGAGLTWASGLMRWAY; the protein is encoded by the coding sequence ATGCTTAACACAAATACTATTGCTGTTCTCGGCATGGGCAAAGCGCTGCCGGAAAAGGTGTTGACCAACGCCGATCTCGAGAAGATGGTCGATACCAGCGACGAATGGATCAGCAGCAGAACGGGCATTAAGGAGAGGCGTATCTGTCCCGAGGGTATGGCTGCTTCCGATCTGGCAGTGGACGCCGCAAGGCAGGCCATGGAACGAAGCGGCTCCCGGCCGGAGGACATAGATCTGGTGATAGTGGCCACCATTACTCCCGATTACACTCTTCCCAGCGTTGCGTGCCTGGTCCAGGACCGCCTGGGCCTTTCGCGGGCTGCTGCCTTTGACCTCAAAGCGGCATGCTCCGGCTGGGTGTACAGTGTGTCCTGCGCCTTTGGCTTCATAAGGTCGGGCTTCTACAAGAGGATACTGGTCATAGGCTCCGACCTCATCAGCCGCATCATGAACTGGACGGACCGCAGCTCCTGCGTGCTGTTCGGGGACGGCTGCGGAGCGGCCGTGATAGGCGAGCATGCGGGCGAATACGGCCTCATAGACTTTGACATGGGCTCGGACGGCTCCGGCGCCGGTTATCTGTATATCCCCGAGGGCGGCTCCCGGCGGCCCATGACTCAGGAGGGTCTCGCCTCCTACCGCAACAAGATAGTCATGGCCGGCCAGGAGGTGTTCAAGTTCGCCGTCAAGATCCAGTCGGACACCCTGAACAAGCTGTTCCACAGAAACAATATCACCGCCCAGGACGTGGATCTCTTTATTCCCCATCAGGCCAATATACGCATCATAGAGTCGGCAGCCAAGAGGCTGAGGATCCCCATGGACAAGTTTTTTGTCAATCTGGACAAGTATGGCAACACCTCCGGCGCTTCCATCCCCATAGCCCTGTGCGAGGCGTGGGAGCAGGGCCGGATCAAAAAGGGAGATCTGGTGGCCGTCTGCGGCTTTGGAGCCGGACTTACCTGGGCATCGGGGCTGATGAGATGGGCATATTAG
- a CDS encoding glycosyltransferase family 2 protein: MLKLSAVIVNWYSSDLTERLIASVDQYPPSCDWEVIIVDNGSPDFDPGRFDRPQVTCIPCGENHKYARGNNIGAQRARGEYLLLLNPDIEFTEGSADALVDFLDAHGEYGAACPRLILPDGSTDRSVRGFPYMLPLVLSYLRIPSSYLMPYMDYDRESDVLQPMTSSLLIRKSVFDSLGGFDEQFPIFFNDVDLLYRAHLQGVGIRYLPSSRMKHVHGGSTRRADPALMKRESCLSLIRFYNKHFAKRYGPILTALFTAAIGLVIPKEGNK; the protein is encoded by the coding sequence ATTCTGAAGCTTTCGGCTGTCATAGTCAACTGGTACTCCTCGGATCTCACAGAGAGGCTGATCGCATCGGTTGACCAATACCCTCCCTCCTGCGACTGGGAGGTGATCATAGTGGACAACGGCTCCCCGGATTTTGATCCCGGGAGGTTTGACCGTCCGCAGGTGACCTGTATCCCCTGCGGCGAGAACCACAAATACGCCCGGGGCAACAACATCGGAGCGCAGCGGGCCCGGGGAGAGTATCTGCTGCTCCTGAACCCGGACATCGAGTTCACGGAGGGCTCGGCGGATGCTCTGGTGGACTTTTTGGACGCCCACGGAGAATACGGCGCCGCGTGCCCCCGTCTCATATTGCCGGACGGCTCCACAGACAGGTCCGTGAGAGGCTTTCCCTACATGCTGCCTCTCGTCCTGTCCTATCTGCGCATACCGTCGTCATATCTGATGCCCTATATGGACTATGACCGGGAGAGCGACGTGCTGCAGCCCATGACCAGCAGCCTGCTGATCAGAAAGTCCGTCTTTGACTCGCTGGGGGGCTTTGACGAGCAGTTTCCGATCTTTTTCAACGACGTGGATCTGCTTTACAGGGCCCATCTGCAGGGCGTGGGGATCAGGTATCTGCCGTCCTCGCGGATGAAGCACGTTCACGGCGGCTCCACCCGTCGCGCGGACCCGGCTCTCATGAAGAGGGAGTCATGCCTCTCGCTCATCAGATTTTACAACAAGCACTTTGCAAAACGCTATGGACCGATACTGACAGCCCTTTTTACCGCGGCAATAGGTCTGGTCATCCCGAAGGAAGGTAACAAATGA